From the Nitrospira sp. genome, one window contains:
- a CDS encoding DUF433 domain-containing protein — translation MNIVTTQHIDISPDIAGGKPRIAGHRITVQNIVIWHECMGLTADEIASNHEVSLADIYAALAYHYDHRQELDEAILADETYIAELQSRTTSKLSGKIGG, via the coding sequence ATGAACATTGTCACGACACAGCACATCGACATCTCTCCTGACATTGCCGGTGGCAAGCCCAGGATAGCCGGACACCGCATCACAGTTCAGAACATCGTGATCTGGCATGAGTGTATGGGTCTGACCGCCGATGAAATCGCCTCCAATCACGAAGTCTCCTTGGCCGATATCTACGCAGCGCTGGCCTATCACTACGATCATCGCCAGGAATTAGACGAAGCGATTCTGGCCGACGAAACCTATATCGCCGAGTTGCAGAGCCGGACTACGTCAAAGCTGAGTGGAAAGATCGGTGGCTGA
- a CDS encoding SGNH/GDSL hydrolase family protein, whose product MSAPSIWFRLFWLAFISASWFFVVWLGTHRSESPSVLHRYSLSYFVLLTVLFCLNVCVSILLKQRIYQHRRAILLLGVSVCVALTTAEVFCRMADPLGISYFEETRRYNLDRVADPDLVVRHRRSWEAMYQGVDVRFNELGLRDDPIRSKKRSEYRILMLGDSVVFGWGVVQNETFSVKLQQLLTTEVGRPIRVINAGVAGYNTVQEYTFLRNDGLALEPDLVLLLYHPNDIEAAPPAPSSAQGVSAQEKSPPQVLQLLLEQSWLYRLAVYAGRYGRYGIRSAADLDTYEFRLEAGWRDSMSSLRQMARLCEERHIPLVVFYVRLLATPFNDALLRDVAEAVAPLPVTDMLSWFAEEDKRVYMNSKMDPHLNPKGHQVIAEHMGKYLTRETGPQPTLQFFPSSVPLSRRRE is encoded by the coding sequence ATGTCTGCACCTTCAATATGGTTCCGACTCTTCTGGTTGGCATTCATATCTGCCAGCTGGTTCTTCGTAGTCTGGCTCGGCACCCACCGTTCCGAATCCCCATCCGTGCTGCATCGATATTCCTTGAGCTACTTCGTTCTCCTGACGGTGCTCTTCTGTCTGAATGTCTGCGTATCCATCTTGCTCAAACAGCGCATTTATCAGCACCGGCGGGCAATTCTTCTCCTGGGTGTCTCGGTCTGTGTCGCTTTGACCACGGCGGAAGTGTTCTGTCGCATGGCCGACCCGCTCGGGATTTCCTATTTTGAAGAAACCCGTCGGTACAATCTGGATCGAGTCGCAGACCCGGACCTGGTTGTTCGGCACCGCCGATCCTGGGAGGCAATGTATCAAGGCGTGGACGTCCGCTTCAACGAACTCGGTCTTCGCGATGATCCCATTCGCTCCAAGAAACGATCTGAATATCGAATTCTTATGCTGGGAGATTCCGTGGTATTCGGATGGGGCGTGGTTCAAAATGAAACATTCTCGGTCAAACTTCAGCAACTCCTTACAACTGAAGTGGGACGCCCCATTCGGGTCATCAATGCCGGGGTAGCTGGATATAACACGGTCCAAGAGTACACGTTTCTTCGAAATGACGGACTCGCTCTTGAGCCGGACCTAGTCCTTCTCCTGTACCACCCGAATGACATCGAGGCCGCTCCGCCTGCCCCAAGCTCAGCGCAAGGCGTATCCGCCCAGGAGAAGTCTCCGCCCCAAGTTCTGCAACTCCTGCTCGAACAAAGTTGGTTATATCGGTTGGCTGTCTACGCAGGCCGGTACGGCCGGTACGGCATCCGCAGCGCCGCCGACTTGGATACATATGAATTTAGATTAGAAGCCGGCTGGAGAGACTCGATGAGCTCATTGCGCCAAATGGCACGACTGTGCGAGGAACGCCACATTCCGCTGGTCGTGTTCTATGTTCGCCTGTTGGCCACTCCGTTCAACGACGCCCTACTGAGGGACGTTGCCGAGGCAGTGGCCCCTCTCCCTGTGACTGATATGCTCTCGTGGTTCGCGGAAGAAGACAAGCGAGTGTATATGAATTCAAAAATGGATCCGCATCTCAATCCGAAGGGCCATCAAGTCATTGCTGAACACATGGGTAAGTATTTGACTCGCGAGACCGGTCCTCAACCGACTCTTCAGTTCTTCCCATCTTCAGTTCCGCTCTCTCGCAGAAGGGAATGA
- the thiE gene encoding thiamine phosphate synthase, with translation MAQLCYIDFAGIYLLLDPSVSPDRPLGEALTQSARAGVKIVQYRNKTASMKEAYAEALPLRTLAAELGVLFIVNDRCDLALAVDADGVHLGQGDLPLELARKVMGPDKLIGISTHNPDQVREASAGKPDYLGFGPIFKPGSKQDHDPIVGIEGLRAVRVLTSLPVFAIGGITVENVGEVMKAGANGVAVISAILKATDITQAVSDFLAQMPTPAS, from the coding sequence ATGGCTCAACTTTGCTATATTGACTTCGCCGGCATTTACCTCCTCCTCGATCCATCAGTCTCACCAGACAGGCCGCTAGGTGAAGCTCTGACTCAATCTGCTCGAGCCGGGGTAAAGATCGTTCAGTACCGCAACAAGACTGCCTCAATGAAAGAGGCTTATGCGGAAGCGCTGCCGCTCAGAACGCTTGCAGCGGAGTTGGGCGTCTTGTTTATTGTGAATGACCGCTGCGATCTGGCACTGGCGGTGGATGCGGACGGGGTACATCTGGGGCAGGGAGATCTGCCGCTCGAGCTTGCACGAAAGGTGATGGGCCCGGACAAGCTGATCGGCATCTCGACACACAATCCCGATCAGGTGAGGGAAGCGAGTGCGGGAAAACCGGACTATCTCGGCTTTGGCCCGATCTTCAAACCGGGCTCAAAACAGGATCACGATCCGATCGTAGGGATTGAAGGTCTGCGGGCAGTTCGCGTACTCACGTCACTGCCGGTCTTTGCCATCGGGGGAATTACTGTAGAGAACGTCGGTGAAGTGATGAAGGCAGGCGCGAACGGCGTCGCCGTCATCTCTGCCATTCTCAAAGCCACGGACATCACGCAGGCCGTCAGCGACTTCCTCGCGCAGATGCCAACACCAGCCTCGTAA
- the bioD gene encoding dethiobiotin synthase: MTHGIFITGTDTAVGKTLVTAALAWSLKTLGLDVGVMKPVETGVVKGRPSDADRLRVAAQVCDSLELVRPYAFRLPIAPLDAARAERRSITIPIIMRAYRQLQSQHEVLLVEGAGGVHVPITPTMDVLDLIEKLKAPVLVVGRAGLGGVNHAMLTLNALRERKIPILALVLNRTVPAKTAVARRQECSTLELLREFACVPVIGPLPYRAGVDARFERVVETMAANSEMKNLTRLVLASARGSR; this comes from the coding sequence GTGACACACGGGATATTCATCACGGGGACGGATACCGCAGTCGGTAAGACGCTGGTGACGGCGGCGCTTGCGTGGAGCTTGAAAACACTGGGCCTCGATGTCGGCGTGATGAAGCCGGTCGAAACCGGCGTAGTGAAGGGCCGACCATCCGATGCCGATCGACTCAGGGTTGCGGCGCAGGTGTGTGATTCCCTCGAACTCGTCAGGCCCTATGCCTTTCGACTTCCGATTGCACCGTTAGACGCAGCGAGGGCTGAACGACGATCCATTACGATCCCAATAATCATGCGGGCCTACCGTCAGCTGCAATCTCAGCATGAGGTATTGCTGGTTGAAGGCGCGGGTGGTGTGCATGTACCGATCACTCCAACGATGGATGTGCTGGATCTGATCGAGAAGCTGAAAGCTCCTGTGCTGGTTGTCGGGCGGGCCGGGCTCGGTGGAGTGAATCATGCGATGCTCACGCTCAATGCGTTACGTGAGCGAAAGATTCCGATCCTTGCGTTGGTGTTGAACCGAACAGTTCCGGCGAAGACCGCTGTGGCACGACGACAGGAATGTTCGACTCTAGAACTGTTGCGGGAGTTTGCTTGCGTCCCGGTGATCGGGCCGCTCCCCTACAGGGCTGGCGTGGATGCACGGTTTGAACGGGTTGTCGAAACAATGGCTGCGAACAGCGAGATGAAAAACCTTACGAGGCTGGTGTTGGCATCTGCGCGAGGAAGTCGCTGA
- a CDS encoding SDR family NAD(P)-dependent oxidoreductase produces MGRCRFPGLALSNGCRHNPFAMASPKRTGSAKRSAARTPGRRSVLVTGASGGIGRAICRAFAAMGWYVGVHYHRRKAEAAKTLRAVRVTGGTGGLYQADVREGDSVRRMIDAFLKKAPKPTAFICNAGIAASSLVLRQREDDWMSVIQTNLTGTFHCLQSMAPLLLSQGGGSIVVVGSHAGYHGSIGQAAYAASKAGLIGLVKTAAQEWGPQNVRVNLVLPGWHMTGLSEGAMPEDHDWPDHALRRPPALEEVGRTIVHMTQLNDLSGQVWNCDSRDL; encoded by the coding sequence ATGGGCCGATGCCGGTTCCCCGGGCTTGCGTTGTCGAATGGCTGCCGACATAATCCCTTCGCCATGGCTTCACCGAAACGAACCGGATCAGCGAAACGGTCAGCGGCGCGCACACCCGGACGGCGCTCAGTCTTGGTGACCGGAGCCTCCGGCGGGATCGGGCGAGCCATCTGCCGTGCCTTTGCGGCAATGGGCTGGTATGTCGGCGTGCACTATCATCGACGGAAGGCCGAGGCTGCGAAGACTCTGCGCGCGGTCCGCGTGACCGGTGGAACCGGCGGTCTCTATCAGGCCGATGTGCGTGAGGGTGACTCAGTTCGACGAATGATCGATGCGTTTCTCAAGAAGGCACCGAAGCCGACGGCATTTATCTGCAATGCCGGAATCGCGGCAAGTAGTCTGGTCCTGCGGCAGCGGGAAGACGACTGGATGAGTGTCATTCAAACGAATCTGACCGGCACCTTTCACTGTCTGCAGTCGATGGCTCCTCTCCTGCTGTCTCAAGGCGGCGGCTCGATCGTCGTGGTTGGTTCCCATGCGGGATATCATGGATCGATCGGACAAGCCGCCTATGCAGCGTCGAAAGCCGGCCTGATTGGACTGGTGAAGACCGCTGCGCAGGAATGGGGGCCGCAGAACGTGCGGGTGAATCTGGTGCTGCCTGGCTGGCACATGACCGGCCTCTCAGAAGGGGCGATGCCGGAAGATCATGACTGGCCGGACCATGCGCTCCGGCGTCCACCGGCTCTTGAAGAAGTGGGAAGAACGATTGTGCATATGACGCAGCTCAACGATCTGTCGGGCCAGGTTTGGAACTGCGATAGTCGGGATCTCTGA